The following are encoded in a window of Halorarum salinum genomic DNA:
- a CDS encoding FAD-dependent oxidoreductase has protein sequence MTDVTTDDATADCDVLVAGGGVSGLTAATYTARAGLRTLVVSGEESILRRNAHLENFPGFPAGVNPRLFADMLRDQAGRNGAELVGGTVEDLAGTEGEFVATLSDGRTVTAARVVAASWSDADYLDGLGVEIRDAGSKRYVAVDGVGRTSVAGVYVAGRLAEKYHQAVVAAGHGAEAGITLVHDAEVPYYHDWVAPEGYFTDRGREVPPGCEEIDAGERDHREAESRETMREYFAEPHDQRQRTHPSLVDDERGRVDADWEGDDG, from the coding sequence ATGACGGACGTCACCACCGACGATGCCACCGCCGACTGCGATGTTCTCGTCGCCGGCGGCGGGGTCTCCGGGCTCACCGCGGCGACGTACACGGCCCGTGCCGGCCTTCGAACGCTCGTCGTCTCGGGCGAAGAGTCGATCCTCCGGCGCAACGCTCACCTGGAGAACTTCCCCGGCTTCCCGGCCGGCGTGAACCCGCGGCTGTTCGCGGACATGCTCCGCGACCAGGCCGGGCGAAACGGCGCCGAACTGGTCGGGGGGACCGTCGAGGACCTCGCGGGCACGGAAGGCGAGTTCGTGGCCACCCTGTCCGACGGGAGGACGGTCACCGCGGCGCGGGTCGTGGCGGCGTCGTGGTCGGACGCGGACTACCTGGACGGACTCGGCGTCGAGATACGGGACGCCGGGAGCAAGCGCTACGTCGCCGTCGACGGCGTCGGCCGGACGTCGGTCGCGGGCGTCTACGTCGCGGGGCGACTCGCGGAGAAGTACCACCAGGCGGTCGTCGCGGCCGGACACGGCGCCGAGGCGGGGATCACGCTCGTCCACGACGCGGAGGTTCCCTACTACCACGACTGGGTCGCCCCCGAAGGGTACTTCACGGACCGCGGGCGGGAGGTGCCGCCGGGCTGTGAGGAGATCGACGCCGGCGAGCGGGACCACAGGGAGGCCGAGTCCCGCGAGACGATGCGCGAGTACTTCGCGGAACCGCACGACCAGCGCCAGCGCACCCACCCCAGTCTGGTCGACGACGAGCGGGGGCGCGTGGACGCCGACTGGGAGGGGGACGACGGCTGA
- a CDS encoding monovalent cation/H+ antiporter subunit E: protein MPEPFRPEGVTVTGGAVLVPVEESTTLRNTVAHVLHEAAESEAATPVVHFVYPLSSRGRLGDEDEEARELLERIELWAEEDLGEDDRRVRVVTATVGEDEYLFSPGDYADVLERYASQHDVESVVLDPEYNPTGATPLLPALESEIRGTGLSVEEAPVDRPTRRSRLVRRSGAGQFLLLFGLSTVFYLLLAWSLAPYDLVTGVVTGAVVSTVLWHVSLTGPIQPRRLFGQMGRLCLYVPFLLWEIAKANVGIAYVVLHPKLPIDPEVVEFDAAVWSEIPVATLANSITLTPGTLTIDVESRHFTIHTLTAGAREDLFDGSLERAVRFVFYGRNAARMPTPSEREGR, encoded by the coding sequence GTGCCAGAACCGTTCCGTCCGGAGGGGGTCACGGTGACCGGGGGGGCCGTCCTCGTTCCGGTCGAGGAGTCGACCACGCTGCGGAACACCGTCGCGCACGTCCTCCACGAGGCCGCCGAGTCGGAGGCGGCGACGCCGGTCGTCCACTTCGTCTACCCCCTCTCCAGCCGCGGCCGCCTCGGCGACGAGGACGAGGAGGCCCGCGAACTGCTGGAGCGGATCGAACTGTGGGCCGAGGAGGACCTCGGCGAGGACGACCGGCGGGTCCGGGTCGTGACCGCAACGGTCGGCGAGGACGAGTACCTGTTCAGCCCGGGCGACTACGCCGACGTGCTGGAGCGATACGCGAGCCAGCACGACGTCGAGTCGGTCGTCCTCGACCCGGAGTACAACCCGACCGGGGCGACGCCGCTGCTCCCGGCGCTCGAGTCCGAGATCCGCGGAACCGGCCTCTCCGTCGAGGAGGCGCCGGTGGACCGGCCGACACGCCGGAGCCGGCTCGTCCGACGCTCCGGCGCCGGGCAGTTCCTCCTGCTGTTCGGGCTCTCGACCGTGTTCTACCTGTTGCTCGCCTGGTCGCTCGCCCCATATGACCTCGTGACGGGCGTCGTCACGGGTGCGGTCGTCTCGACGGTGCTGTGGCACGTCTCGCTGACCGGTCCGATCCAGCCCCGTCGCCTGTTCGGCCAGATGGGTCGGCTGTGTCTGTACGTCCCGTTCCTGCTGTGGGAGATCGCGAAGGCGAACGTCGGGATCGCGTACGTCGTCCTCCACCCGAAGCTCCCCATCGACCCGGAGGTCGTCGAGTTCGACGCAGCCGTCTGGTCGGAGATCCCGGTGGCGACGCTCGCGAACAGCATCACGCTGACGCCCGGCACGCTGACGATCGACGTCGAGAGCCGGCACTTCACGATACACACGCTGACGGCGGGCGCGCGCGAGGACCTGTTCGACGGGTCGCTCGAACGCGCCGTTCGGTTCGTCTTCTACGGTCGCAACGCCGCGCGAATGCCGACGCCGTCGGAACGCGAGGGGCGATAG
- a CDS encoding cold-shock protein yields MANGKVDFFNDTGGYGFISTDDDGVDDDEDVFFHMEDVGGDDLEEGQEVEFDIESSPKGPRATNLVRK; encoded by the coding sequence ATGGCAAACGGTAAGGTTGACTTCTTCAACGACACGGGCGGTTACGGTTTCATTTCGACTGACGACGACGGCGTCGACGACGACGAGGACGTCTTCTTCCACATGGAGGACGTCGGCGGCGACGACCTCGAGGAGGGTCAGGAAGTCGAGTTCGACATCGAATCATCCCCCAAGGGACCGCGCGCGACGAACCTCGTCCGCAAGTAA
- the coaBC gene encoding bifunctional phosphopantothenoylcysteine decarboxylase/phosphopantothenate--cysteine ligase CoaBC: protein MTDLLADANVALGVSGSIAAVKTVELVHELRRRGASVRAVTTEASRGIVHPWALEFATGSDVVTEITGAVEHVELCGTDGWADVLLLAPATANTVGKVAAAVDDTPVTTCATTALGAGVPVVVAPAMHEPMYDHPGVLEAIERVESWGVEFVEPRVEEGKAKIAGEEAIVTATARAARSGEDRPLAGRRVVVTAGATSEPVDPIRVLTNRASGRTGRAVARACHVLGADVTLLHDGGEVPYADVVSVGTAAEMTDAALEACADADALVSAAAVSDYTVEPAAEKIRSGEESLTLELRPTPKLVDAVREARPDLAIVGFKAETDGDDEAMAEEARELLGRVGLSFVVANDASVMGGETTRALFVRETDLAEYEGTKHGLGVRVATELSGELG from the coding sequence ATGACCGACCTCCTCGCGGACGCGAACGTCGCGCTCGGCGTCTCCGGGAGCATCGCGGCGGTCAAGACCGTCGAACTCGTCCACGAACTCCGCAGGCGGGGCGCCTCGGTTCGGGCCGTGACGACCGAGGCGTCCCGCGGCATCGTCCACCCGTGGGCCCTCGAGTTCGCGACCGGGAGCGACGTCGTCACCGAGATCACCGGCGCCGTCGAGCACGTCGAACTCTGTGGCACCGACGGCTGGGCGGACGTCCTGCTCCTCGCGCCCGCGACGGCGAACACCGTCGGGAAGGTGGCCGCCGCCGTCGACGACACGCCCGTGACGACCTGCGCGACGACGGCGCTCGGCGCCGGCGTCCCGGTCGTCGTCGCGCCCGCCATGCACGAGCCGATGTACGACCACCCCGGCGTGCTGGAGGCGATCGAGCGCGTCGAGTCGTGGGGCGTCGAGTTCGTGGAGCCGCGCGTCGAGGAGGGGAAGGCGAAGATCGCGGGCGAGGAGGCGATCGTCACCGCGACCGCCCGCGCCGCCCGTTCCGGCGAGGACCGCCCGCTCGCGGGCCGCCGCGTCGTCGTCACCGCCGGGGCGACGAGCGAACCCGTCGACCCCATCCGCGTGCTCACGAACCGCGCGTCGGGGCGGACCGGGCGGGCGGTCGCGCGCGCCTGCCACGTGCTCGGAGCCGACGTGACCCTGCTCCACGACGGCGGCGAGGTGCCGTACGCGGACGTCGTGTCCGTCGGGACGGCCGCCGAGATGACCGACGCCGCGCTCGAAGCCTGCGCGGACGCTGACGCGCTGGTCTCAGCGGCGGCCGTCTCGGACTACACGGTCGAGCCGGCAGCGGAGAAGATCCGGTCGGGCGAGGAGTCGCTCACGCTCGAACTGCGGCCGACGCCCAAGCTCGTCGACGCCGTGCGCGAGGCGCGCCCCGACCTGGCCATCGTCGGGTTCAAGGCGGAGACGGACGGCGACGACGAGGCGATGGCCGAGGAGGCCCGCGAACTGCTCGGCCGCGTCGGCCTCTCGTTCGTCGTCGCGAACGACGCGTCGGTGATGGGCGGGGAGACCACCCGGGCGCTGTTCGTGCGGGAGACCGACCTCGCGGAGTACGAGGGGACGAAACACGGCCTCGGCGTGCGCGTCGCGACGGAACTGTCCGGGGAACTCGGCTGA
- a CDS encoding LVIVD repeat-containing protein, whose product MREPAARGDGRPTEPGIARRDLLRAGTVGVALAATTGTASAHEYGSSGESTDDGDHGHADGGIHGATNNVDLLDYHSVGDVGPSSESGRATSPHYGALSEIRVEGDHAYVSVFSSKDPTNNRGLAILDVSAFEDAENASELREAELEVVSFLRNDNDASAVMDVKVSDDGDYVFISKQPYTALFGETDPTADADDGDATTVSAAALQAVDVSDPENPLVVGTYDGWDTGPHNSWYHRIGGAEYVFGVKDLNDGSAALYVFRFDRTTGALVLVNEWNVDGNLPDLGTGGTNYIHDITVQDDERLDGPVGYLSYWDQGLWALDLSDPTDIQPLGHFSMGAAHYAEPTPTYVDGKRVVVAGQEISGQEDGSSGKVYLLDADGLDDGFDGSDNVEKLDEWEWKSNVTFENFTLSPHNFNVTERGYVHLGHYHGGTRFLRIDEGDWTLAEKGYFQAAEAVPEESKMEGLNHAAPFTWAAVAQNGVTYVSDANTGVYALRFKPDSSGDDLKSRLGLAAGAAGLGGLLTRDSDRVGDVLERVDE is encoded by the coding sequence ATGCGTGAACCCGCCGCGAGGGGCGACGGCCGACCGACCGAACCGGGGATCGCGCGACGCGACCTGCTTCGAGCGGGCACGGTCGGGGTGGCGCTCGCCGCGACCACCGGTACCGCGAGCGCCCACGAGTACGGTTCGTCGGGCGAGTCGACCGACGACGGCGACCACGGCCACGCGGACGGGGGGATCCACGGCGCGACGAACAACGTCGACCTGCTCGACTACCACAGCGTCGGCGACGTGGGCCCCTCGAGCGAGAGCGGGCGCGCCACCAGCCCGCACTACGGCGCGCTCTCGGAGATCCGGGTCGAGGGCGACCACGCCTACGTCTCGGTCTTCTCCTCGAAGGACCCGACGAACAACCGCGGCCTCGCGATCCTCGACGTCTCGGCGTTCGAGGACGCCGAGAACGCCAGCGAACTCCGTGAGGCCGAACTCGAGGTCGTCTCGTTCCTCCGGAACGACAACGACGCCTCGGCCGTGATGGACGTGAAGGTCAGCGACGACGGCGACTACGTCTTCATCAGCAAGCAGCCCTACACCGCGCTGTTCGGCGAGACCGACCCGACCGCCGACGCCGACGACGGCGACGCCACCACGGTGAGCGCGGCCGCCTTGCAGGCGGTCGACGTCTCCGACCCGGAGAATCCCCTCGTCGTGGGCACGTACGACGGCTGGGACACCGGGCCGCACAACTCCTGGTACCACCGCATCGGCGGCGCGGAGTACGTGTTCGGCGTGAAGGACCTAAACGACGGGTCGGCCGCCCTCTACGTGTTCCGGTTCGACCGAACGACGGGGGCGCTCGTGCTCGTCAACGAGTGGAACGTCGACGGCAACCTCCCCGACCTGGGGACCGGCGGTACGAACTACATTCACGACATCACGGTTCAGGACGACGAGCGGCTGGACGGGCCCGTCGGCTACCTCTCCTACTGGGACCAGGGACTGTGGGCGCTTGACCTCTCGGACCCGACGGACATCCAGCCCCTGGGGCACTTCTCGATGGGCGCGGCCCACTACGCCGAGCCGACCCCGACGTACGTCGACGGCAAGCGGGTCGTCGTCGCCGGTCAGGAGATCTCCGGTCAGGAGGACGGCTCCAGCGGGAAGGTGTACCTGCTGGACGCCGACGGACTCGATGACGGGTTCGACGGCTCGGACAACGTCGAGAAACTCGACGAGTGGGAGTGGAAGTCGAACGTGACGTTCGAGAACTTCACCCTCAGCCCACACAACTTCAACGTCACCGAGCGGGGGTACGTCCACCTCGGCCACTACCACGGCGGCACGCGGTTCCTGCGGATCGACGAGGGCGACTGGACGCTGGCCGAGAAGGGCTACTTCCAGGCGGCCGAGGCCGTCCCCGAGGAGTCGAAGATGGAGGGGCTGAACCACGCCGCGCCGTTCACGTGGGCGGCCGTCGCGCAGAACGGCGTCACCTACGTCTCGGACGCCAACACAGGCGTCTACGCGCTCCGGTTCAAGCCCGACAGCAGCGGCGACGACCTCAAGAGCAGGCTCGGACTGGCGGCGGGTGCGGCGGGGCTCGGCGGCCTGCTCACCCGCGACAGCGACCGCGTCGGCGACGTGCTCGAGAGGGTCGACGAATGA
- a CDS encoding cation:proton antiporter: MTLIVDALLAAAAGFLVVTLSVLYRVVRGPTMQDRVIAVNVIGSNTVVVVALLAVATGSPGVLDIALVYALLNFLMSIAISKFTVERGGVL, from the coding sequence GTGACCCTGATCGTCGACGCCCTGCTCGCGGCCGCGGCCGGGTTCCTCGTCGTCACGCTCTCGGTCCTCTACCGGGTCGTCCGCGGCCCGACGATGCAGGACCGCGTCATCGCGGTGAACGTGATCGGCTCCAACACCGTCGTCGTGGTCGCGCTGCTCGCGGTCGCGACCGGGAGCCCCGGCGTGCTCGACATCGCGCTCGTGTACGCCCTGTTGAACTTCCTCATGAGCATCGCCATCTCCAAGTTCACGGTCGAACGCGGGGGGGTGCTGTAG
- a CDS encoding DUF7571 family protein, translating into MKPCQRCQAVIDEYTLDKQLEPLRDLTVDDFNVCADCATIVADACVKCGGAVYVPRGESVTPDYCPACRSDLIDQTGHDPGWNRGSTSA; encoded by the coding sequence ATGAAACCGTGCCAACGCTGCCAGGCGGTCATCGACGAGTACACTCTGGACAAACAACTCGAACCCCTGCGCGATCTCACGGTCGACGACTTCAACGTCTGTGCGGACTGTGCGACCATCGTCGCGGACGCGTGCGTGAAGTGCGGCGGCGCGGTGTACGTCCCCCGGGGGGAGTCGGTCACCCCCGACTACTGCCCGGCGTGCCGGTCCGACCTCATCGACCAGACCGGGCACGACCCCGGCTGGAATCGCGGTTCCACGTCCGCCTGA
- the mnhG gene encoding monovalent cation/H(+) antiporter subunit G, translating to MVTLREAAVMALLGGGLFFALVAAVGLVRLPDLYTRAHSASKSDTLGAVLTLGAAGIALGPEPGTLKVGLLLVFMFITNPTAAHAIARAAADQGIEPWTDEDASAEEGTPAVDEGPPAADEGGERA from the coding sequence ATGGTCACCCTCAGGGAGGCCGCCGTCATGGCGCTGCTCGGCGGCGGCCTGTTCTTCGCGCTGGTCGCGGCCGTGGGGCTGGTCCGGCTTCCGGACCTCTACACCCGCGCCCACAGCGCCTCCAAGAGCGACACTCTCGGCGCCGTGCTCACGCTCGGGGCCGCCGGGATCGCGCTCGGCCCGGAGCCGGGAACGCTGAAGGTCGGCCTGCTGCTCGTGTTCATGTTCATCACCAACCCGACGGCGGCCCACGCCATCGCCCGCGCCGCCGCGGACCAGGGGATCGAGCCATGGACCGACGAGGACGCGTCGGCCGAGGAGGGGACCCCCGCGGTGGACGAGGGGCCCCCCGCGGCGGACGAGGGAGGTGAGCGGGCGTGA
- a CDS encoding DUF4040 domain-containing protein: MTPLEVALLLFVLACAVTTALLRDVLGAIIAFAAYSLGVAIVWVILRAPDVGLTEAAVGAGVVTVLFLLTIAKTVRPPGEDLLVSVDWPALGVAAVLVGALLTTLGALPRVGADTTPVATSAVTEYYLANAYPETGVENAVTAVLAAYRGFDTLGEAVVVYAAIVGILVVLRREVAI; encoded by the coding sequence GTGACGCCCCTCGAGGTCGCGTTGCTCCTGTTCGTCCTGGCCTGTGCCGTGACGACGGCGCTGCTCAGGGACGTCCTCGGCGCGATCATCGCCTTCGCGGCCTACAGCCTGGGCGTCGCCATCGTCTGGGTGATCCTGCGGGCGCCCGACGTCGGACTCACGGAGGCCGCCGTCGGCGCGGGCGTGGTGACGGTGCTGTTCCTGTTGACCATCGCCAAGACCGTTCGGCCGCCGGGCGAGGACCTCCTCGTCAGCGTCGACTGGCCGGCCCTCGGCGTCGCGGCGGTCCTGGTCGGCGCGTTGCTGACGACGCTCGGGGCGCTCCCCCGGGTCGGGGCGGACACGACGCCCGTCGCCACCTCGGCCGTGACCGAGTACTACCTCGCGAACGCCTACCCCGAGACGGGCGTCGAGAACGCCGTCACCGCGGTGCTGGCCGCCTACCGCGGGTTCGACACGCTGGGGGAGGCGGTCGTCGTGTACGCGGCGATCGTCGGGATCCTCGTCGTCCTCCGACGGGAGGTGGCGATATGA